A window of Streptomyces sp. NBC_01241 genomic DNA:
AAGTCCTCGTGGTGGGGCAGGACGGCATGGCGATCGGCGGCGGTGGCACTGACGACGAGTCGCGTGAGGTCCCGGTGACGGAGATGGTCGAACAGCCCGCGAAAGTCATGCGCATCGGCAGCATGATCAAGCAGCTCCTGGAGGAGGTCAGGGCTGCTCCTCTCGACGAGGCGAGCCGGGTCAGGCTCAAGGAGATCCACGCGAGCTCCGTGAAGGAGCTGGAGGACGGCCTCGCGCCGGAGCTGGTGGAGGAGCTGGAGCGGCTCTCCCTGCCGTTCACCGAGGAGTCGGTGCCCTCCGAGGCGGAACTCCGGATCGCGCAGGCCCAGTTGGTCGGCTGGCTGGAGGGCCTCTTCCACGGCATCCAGACGGCGCTGTTCGCCCAGCAGATGGCGGCGCGGGCCCAGTTGGAGCAGATGCGCCGCGCCCTTCCGCCGGGGAGCGGCCACGAGGACGAGGAC
This region includes:
- a CDS encoding bacterial proteasome activator family protein, yielding MEMPRNERSQEHPQVLVVGQDGMAIGGGGTDDESREVPVTEMVEQPAKVMRIGSMIKQLLEEVRAAPLDEASRVRLKEIHASSVKELEDGLAPELVEELERLSLPFTEESVPSEAELRIAQAQLVGWLEGLFHGIQTALFAQQMAARAQLEQMRRALPPGSGHEDEDGSGDQHGAIRSGPYL